The window AAGCTGCGCCATCGCCCACTTCACCGCGATCGGGCTGGTCGTTGCGAAGAGCGCGTCGATGAGCGGCAGCAGCGAAGCGTGAATCTGCGCGGCGTCGTCTGGGCGGCCGTTGCGATAAGCGTCGACCATTGCGTAGTACTCGCGCGAACAGAGGTGCGAGGCGACGCCGACGACGCCGTCGGCCCCTAGTGCCAAGCACGGCAGAAAGAGGTGGTCGTCGCCTGCCCAAACGATGAAACGCTCCCCGCGATCGCGCAGGATCATTCCGATCTGCTTGAGATCGCCGCTCGACTCTTTGACGCCGGCGACGTTGGGATTTCGCCGGGCGATCTCGAGCAGCGTCTCGGGAAGCATGTTCGCTCCGGTGCGTCCGGGAATGTTGTAGATGACGACCGGCAGCGGCGTCGTCTGCGCGATCGCCGAAAAATGCGCGATCATGCCGCTCTGCGTCGGCTTGTTGTAGTAGGGCACGACCGCGAGAATTGCGTCGGCGCCGGCGGCTGCCGCATCGCGGGCCGCGGTGACGGATTCGCGCGTCGAGTTCGTGCCGGCGTTGGCGACGATATACGCAGAATTGCCGACGGTCTCTTTGACGGCGCGATAGAGCTCGACGCGCTCGCCCGGCTCGAGCGTCTGGCCTTCACCGGTAGATCCGGCCAGGATCAGGCCGTCGTTGCCGCGCTCGACGAGCCAGCGCGCCAAGCGCTGCGCCTCGCGCAGATCGAGTTCACCGTGCTCGTCGAACGGGGTCACCATCGCGGTGAGAATCACTCCGAGTTGCGAGTTCATTCGTCGGGATCTCCTCGTTCCAGACAAAACTGATCGTGAACGGCATTCTCGGCCCGCTCGGCCTGCGCGGCCGGCACGAGCACTGAGATCGTCACGTTGCTGTCGGTGCAGTGAATGATCTCGACATCCGCATTCGAGAGGGCCGCCACGACGTTGTGTACGACGCCCGGAGCGTAGCGCATTCCCATGCCGACGACGGAGAGCTTCGAGCATCCCTCGCGCACCCGCACCGCAAGGTTGAGATCGCTGAGCAACCGGCGGATGTCGCTGCCGCGGTCCCCCTCCACGACGAACGCAACGCCCGCTTGATTGATCGTAACTTGATCGATCGAGATCTCGGCCTCGGCGACGCGGCGAAACATCTCGAGCTCGGTCTGCATCCGGCGCTCGGGCGATTCGATATCGCCGCGAATGATGCGCACCCACGTTACCCGCCCCGACGAGGTGACGCCGGTGACCGGGCGGTGGTGATCGACGTCTTCGTCGACGATCGTCCCGCGATCGGTCGTGAGGCCCTTGACCGCGTAACGGGTCCCGGTACGGTTGGCGTACTCGGCGGCCTTGGAGTGCATCACCTTTGCGCCCTGATCGGCGAGTTCGCTCATCTCAGTGAGCGAGGCGCGGTCGATGGTGCGTGCGGTGGGGATGCGCCGCGGATCACCGGTCATCGCGCCGCTGACGTCGGTGTAGATATCGACGCGCTGCGCGTCGAGCGCGTGACCGATAGCGATCGCCGAGAGATCGGTGCCGCCGCGCCCGAGCGTCGTGATCGCCCCGTCTTCGGCGACGCCCTGAAAGCCGGCGATGACCGGAACGACCTGCTTCTCGAGCAGTTCGCGAATCGCGTTCGGCTCGACCCGCACAATTGTGGCGTCGCCGTGACGATCGTTGGTGATGATGCCGGCCTGCGCGCCGGAGAGCGCGACGGCCGCGATGCCTTCGGCGCTCAGCTCGCCCGCGAAGACGGCCGCCGAGATCAGCTCGCCCGCGGCGAGCAGCAGGTCCGCGTTCGCATTCCCAGCCTGGCCGCCGAGCATCGAGAGCAGCGTATCGGTCGCGTACGGTTCGGGGGAACGGCCCATCGCCGAAACGACCGCGACGGTTGCAAATCCGGAGTCGCACGCATCGCGCACGCGCCGGAACGCTAGGAGTCGTTGCTCGCGCGTCGCGACCGAGGTGCCGCCGAACTTCAGGACGGCGATGCGGGCGGTCGCGTTCATGCGGCGAGAAATCCCTTTTGCAGCAGCAGCTCGAGAATTTGCACGGCGTTGGTCGCCGCGCCTTTGCGCAGTTGATCGCCAACGCACCACAGCGCAAACTCCGTGCCGCTGTCACCCTGAGCTTGTCGAAGGGCGCGCAGACGCGCGACGTGCACCTCGTCGGTTCCTTCGACGTCGCGCGGCGTCACGATGCCCTGCGAATGAAAGACGATCCCGGGCGCGCTTTCGAAGGCCGTCGCCAGCTCTGCACAGGTCGTGGCGCGCTGCGTCTGCACGAAGACCGCTTCACTGTGCGCGGTGCGCACCGGAACGCGAACGGATGTTACGCTTATCTCGAGATCGGGAAGCCCGAGCATCTTCTTGCTTTCCTCGCGCACCTTGCGCTCTTCGCCGCTCCAGCCCTCATCGTCGAAGTCTCCCACGTGCGGCACGACGTTGCGCGCGAGGCGGCGGGGAAAGACGATCGGCTCCGGTTCGGCTTCGCCGCTGACGACGGCGCGTTCGCCGGCCTCGAGCTCGTCGAGCCCGGCCCGGCCTGCGCCGCTGGCGGCCTGGTACGTCGCCACGTGGACGGTCTTCAAACCGGCCGCATCGCGAATCGGGCGCAACGCCGTGCAGAGCAGGATCGCCGTGCAGTTGGCGACCGGAAAGAGCCGGTGCTCCGGACGCATTTCGTCGGCGTTGACCTCCGGAACGATCAGCGGCACGCCGTGGCGCATCCTAAACGTCGCGCTGTTGTCGATAACGACGGAACCGCGTTCGATCAGCGCCGGAGCATACTTTTCGCTCGCATCCTCGCCGCCGGCGAAGAACACGACGTCGTAGCCGCGCAGTGCGTCGTCCGAGGCCGCGCGTACGTCGAGCCGGTCGCCGCGAAACCGCACCGCGGCGCGGCGTTCGCGCGAGGCGAAGGGCGCCAGCTGTGCGACCGGTACGTCGCGCTCTTCGAGCACCGCGAGAATCATCTCGCCGACGGCGCCGGTGGCGCCCACGACCGCGATCTTCACGCGGGAGTTCCAAACGAGAGCGGCGCATCGTCGAGTATCGCGTCGAGTCCGACGGAAAGCCCGCGGCGGCTCCCGACCGCGTGCACGGCGGCCAGCATGCCGGCAACGAACGAGTCGCGGCTGAGCGAATCGTGACGAATCGTCAGCACCTCGCCGGTTCCTCCGAGCATCACTTCTTGGTGGGCGACCATCCCCGGCAGACGAACGCTGTGAATTCCGGGTAGCCGGCCGCCCGCGCGCTCCATGCGCTCGGCGGTTTCCCGTGCGGTGCCCGAAGGTTTGTCTTTCTTGCCGGCATGGTGGAGCTCGACGATCTCAGCGTCGGGAAAAAAGCGGGCGGCCTGCTCGGCAAAGCGCATCATCAGCGTCGCGCCGAGCGAAAAGTTGGGGACGAGCAGAACGCCGACGCCGCGCTCTTGGGCGGTCGCCGCGAGGACGGCGCGCTGTTCGGCGCTCCATCCGCTGGTACCGATGACGGTCGGAAGTCCGCGCGCCACGGCCGCGAGTGAGATGTCGTAGCTGCCGGGCTGCGTCGTGAGATCGAGCAGCACGTCGGGTTTGCGGGCGATAACCGCGTCGACGGAATCGACGACGTCCGTGATGCTATCCGAGCGGCGTGCCAAACCACAGCAAAACTCGCCGCTGCGCTCGAGCGCTTCTCGCGCGATCGTCCCCATGCGTCCGTGGATTCCAGCGACCGCGATCCTCAAACCTTGAGGCACCATGCGGCCTCCTTTGTCATCCTGAGCTTGTCGAAGGACTAGATTTTTTCGAGGGGCGCGTACTTCAGCATCAGCATCTTCTGCCCGACGTTGGGGAAGTCGATCGTGACCAAGCCGTCCCCGCCCGCACCGACGATGCTCTCGATCCGGCCTTCGCCCCACTTCGGATGGCGCACACGGTCGCCGGCCTTGAGGCCGAGATGCATGCCCGCACCCGCGGATTCGTGGATGGCGACTTCGCGCCACCGGCCGCCGGCCGGGCGCGCCAGTGGAACGCTGTCGCTTTCGAGAATCAGCAGTGACGGCAGCTCCTCGATAAAACGCGATTTCGGATAGGCGTAGGTGTTGCCGAAGAGCGCGCGACGCGCGGCGTAGGTAAGGAAGAGACGATCGATCGCCCGCGTGATGCCGACGTAGGCAAGACGACGCTCTTCTTCGAGTTCGACCTGTTCGGTGAGCGCCCGGCTGTGCGGGAAGACCCCCTCTTCGAGGCCGGTGAGGAAGACGCTGGGAAACTCGAGTCCCTTCGCGCTGTGCAGCGTCATCAGCGTGACGTAGGACGCTTCGTCGTCGAGCGCATCGAGGTCGCTGACGAGCGCAATGTTGGCGAGGAAGCCGGCCAGGGACGGTTCCTCGTCGTTCGTTTCGTACTCGCGCGCGACGCCGATCAGTTCCTGAAGGTTCTCCAGGCGCGCCCGAGCGTCGTGCGTATCCTCGCTCTGCAGCTCGCGAAGGTAGCCGGACTCTTCCATGACTGCGACGAGCAGATCGGCGACGTTAAACTCTTGTGCGCGCCGGCGCAGGTCGCTGATCAGATCCGCAAAGCGCTCCAGCTCCTTGAGTTTCTTGGGGACCGCCGTGCGCAGCAGCTCGCCGTTGAAGATCGCCTCGCCCACCGAGAGGCGTGCCGAGCCGGCCGACTGCACGAGCGCCGAGAGCGTCTGCTGGCCGATGCCGCGCCGCGGCACGTTGACGATCCGCTTGAACGCAAGCGCGTCCGACGAGTTGACGATGTAACGAAGGTACGCAACGATATCTTTGATCTCGGTACGCGCGTAGAAACCGACCCCGCCGACGACCCGATAGGGAATTCCCTCGGCCAGCAACGCTTCTTCAAAGACGCGCGACTGGGCGTTGGTTCGGTAGAGAACGACGAAATCGCGATAGGCCGAGCCTTCGCGCACGAGATTCTTGATTTTCTCGACGACGTAGCGGGCTTCGTCGCGCTCGGTCGCCGCCGGATAGACCGAGATCGCCTCGCCTTCGTCGCGCGAGGTGAAGAGCTTCTTGGCGGCCCGCGAACGATTGTTGGCGACGAGCGCGTTGGCCGCTTCGAGGATCCGCCCCGAACTGCGATAGTTCTCCTCGAGCTTGAAGACGTTGGAGCCCGGGAAGTCTTCTTCGAAGCGCAGGATCATGCGGTAGTCGCTGCCGCGCCACGAGTAAATCGATTGGTCGTCGTCGCCGACGACGGTGATGTTTCCAGAGCGCGCGGCCAGCAGGGCGACGAGCCGGTACTGCGCGGCATTGACGTCTTGGTATTCGTCGACCAAAACGTACTCGAACTTGCGCTGGTACTTCTCGCGAACGTCCTTGTCGCGCTCGAGCAGATCGATCGCGCGGACGATGAGGTCGTCGAAGTCCAGCGAGTTCGACTCGTTGAGGCGGCGCTGGTACTCGGTGTAGACGTTGGCGATGCGCTCGCCGAGGAACGAGGTCTGGCGCCCGACGTATTCGTCGGGCCAGATCAGCGCGTTCTTCGCTTTGTCGATCTCCGCAAGACAGGCGCCGGGCGAAAGCTGGCGCTCGTCGTAATCGAGATCGTCGAGAATCTCGCGTACGAGCTGACGCTGATCGGCGTCGTCGATGACGGCAAACGTCGGCGCGATGCCGATGCGCGAACCGTCGCGGCGCAAGATGCGCACGCACATCGAGTGAAAAGTACCGACCCATACGTCGCGGGCATCGGTGCCGATCATGTTCTGCAGGCGGGTTTTCATCTCACCCGCGGCTTTGTTCGTAAAGGTTACCGCCAGAACGCGATCCGGCGCGATGCGCAGTTCTTTAAGCAGGTAGGCGATGCGATGGGTAAGTACGCGGGTTTTTCCGCTGCCCGCACCAGCAAAAATCAAGACGGGGCCATCGGTCTGCCGAACGGCGGCAGATTGCACGTCGTTGAGGACTTCGGTTTCGAGGAGCATTTATAGCGATTCGACGCACGTGTCGTTAACGCCTGTTTATGGAAAAAACTGCGGCGTTTTCGGCACCGTCAGCGCACGGCACGCAATACGCGAGCGCGCCGGGCGGCAATCGCGAAGGCCGCCGCGAGCAATGCTAGCGTCGATTCCGCGCCCATGTTGTGGTTGACGGAGTCTTCGTCCAGGCCGTCGTAGCAGCCGCCGCCCTGCGCCATCACGACGCCGCGCGAATTCTTTCCATAATACCATTCCAGCGCGAGTTCGGCGGCGGCAAAGCGACTAACGTCGCTGGTCAGGTCGAAAGCGGCTAGCTGCGCGTCGACCATCGAGGCGGCTTCCAACGGCTGCTGCGCATAGACGGCCCGCCGCCCGCCGCGGGGGTACCAGCCCTCGTTGCCGATTGGCACGTGCACGCCGTTTTCCGTCGTGACGCTCTCGTAGAAGGCCAACGTCGTCAAGCCCACCTCCTGGAAGGCCTTCTCGCCGAGCATCTGCCCCGCGCGAATCATCGCTTCGGGCAGACGCGCGTTATCGTAGGTCATGACGTCTTCGTACCACGGCCACTCGCCGGACGCCGTCGATTCGTAAGCGGCGTGCAGGTCGCCCGCGATCGCGGCGAGCGCACTCGCGTAGCGCTCCTCTTTGACGGCGGCGTAGGCGTGCGCGAGCCCGAGCGCCGCGTAGGCGCGGGAGCGAAGATAATCGAGCGCTCCAAGCGCCGGCAGCGCGCGGTCGAGCAGCGTCGCGCAGACGCGCCGCCACGGCTGCGCGGGCGCATTGGCCACGCCGTAGCCGAGCGCCCAGATCGCCCGGCCGATGCTATCGTGCGTGCCGCACTCGTCGCTCCAGCGGCGGTCGTACTCCATGAAGTTGTGGAAGCGTCCGTCGGCGAGCTGCGCGTGCTGCAGAAAGGCGAGATAGGTCGAAGCGAATCGCTGGCTCTGGCGGTCGTTGGGCGAGAGCCGCAGATGCGCGAGTGCAACGATGAACGCGCGCGCGACGTCGTCGGTACAGTAGCCGGTCTTGCGGTTGGGCGACGTGTGCAGTGCGTGTTGAATTACGCCGGCGTCGTCGGTGAGGACGGCGAGGTGGTCCATCGGCGGGAGCGCTCGGCTCCGCCCCTTACGCAGTGTTCACGAGCTCCATCGGTCCGCGCGGGCAGAGCTCGGCAAAGAGCGCTCCGTACTGCGCGGCGACGTGCGGCCACGTCATCTGCCGTCCGAAGCGATAGGCGCGGCGTTCGGTCGCGCGCCGCAGCGCGGGATCGTCGAGCAGCATGTTCAGCCGGCTCGCAATCGAGGCGGCGTCGCGAAAATCGCAGAGAAAACCGCGATTATGGGCCAGGAGCTCTTGCGCGTAGAGATACGGCGTCGAGACGATCGCCTTGCCGCAGCCGACGGCGTAGGCCAGCGTTCCGCTGACGATCTGCGCGGGGTTCAGGTAGGGCGTGAGATAGATGTCGGTCGCCGCGAGATAGCTGACGACCTCGTCGAAATCCAAGTATTTGTCGATCAGCTGCACGTTATAGTTCAGGCCGAAGTCGCGCACCATCGAGATCAGCGATTCGCGGTACGACTCGCCTTCCTGACGGCGTACGACGGGATGCGTTTCACCGAGGATCAGATAGAGCGTCTCGGGATGACGCTTGACGACGTCGCGCATCGCCTCGATCGCATACTCGAGGCCCTTTCCGCGGCTGATCAAACCGAAGGTCGAGATGACGGTGCGCTGGCCGATGCCGAAGGAGGCCTTGGCGGCGTCGGTATCCTGAAACGGCACGTCGGGCACGCCGTGATGGATGACGGCCAGCCGCTCGGGATCGACGCCGTAAATATTCTCTAACAGCCCGCGTCCGGTCTCCGAGAGCGCGACGACCTTCGACGCCTGCTCGCAGAGCGCTCGCGTCACGCGCAGATAGTCTTCGTCGGGCTCCGGCAGAACGGTATGCATCGTCAAAACGACCGGCTTCTGCAGGACGCGAATAAAATCGACGAGCCACTCGCCGCGTTCGCCCCCGAACAGCCCGTACTCGTGCTGAATGTTGACCAGCTCGATCGGATAGACGGAGACGAGTTCGGCGGCTCGGGCGTAGCTCTCGCGGTTCTGTTCCTTGATGCGCGCCACAACCTCGGGCCCGTAGCGGCGCACCTCGGCATCCGGTTCATCGATCGCGATGACCGGGCTCGAAAAGCTGAAGGCACGGTCGTAGGCATCGACCACATCCTTCGTAAAGGTCGCAATTCCGCACTCCCGGGGCGGATACGAGCCCAAGAATAAAACCTGGGGTGGAAGCATGCGTGGGTGCGTCTCCTCCTCCTTTCTGGATCCCCATTTACCCCGCCCCGGATGCAGGGTAAACCGAACGAGCGCTGGGCGCCCTGCTGCTGCGCGCTTGACTAGGTCGGCGAGCCGACCCTTGCGCCGGCCTCCACTATCGTACCCGGTTCGAGGCTCACGTCGTGGCCGATGACGCTGCCCCGGCCGATCTGGGTTTTCGGGCCGACCGTGACGTTGCTCGCGAGAATCGCTTCCTCTATAACGGCCCCGGCGCCGACGCTGACGCACTCCCACAAGACGGACTCGCGAACGACCGCGCTCGCCCCGATGCTGCAGCCCCGGCCAAGGACGACGTTTGGGCCCACGGTGGCGCTGGCGTCCACCACGACGTCGGCGTCGGCGTGGACGGGTGGAACGACTCCCGGGTGGCCGCGGAGCACGTCGCCGCCGTTGCCGCTGATTCCCGGTTCGACGAGCAGCGGCATCGCGCCGCTGAGCACGTCGCGGTGGGCAGCCAGATACTGCTCCGGCCGCCCGAGATCGATCCAATAATCGGTCGTCGTGTACGCGTAGAGCTTCTTTCCGTCCGCGATCGCTTTGGGGAAGGTCTCGCGTTCGATCGAAACGTTGCGCCCGGGAGGAATCAGCGAGAGAATCTCACGCTCGAGCAGATAGGTTCCGGCGTTGATTTCGTCGGTCTGCGCTTCTTCTTTCGGCGGTTTTTCGATGAAGGCGGTGATCCGGCCGTCGGGTTCGTGCGCGACGCAGCCGAATGCCGACGGATCCTCGACACGAATCAAATGCAGACAGCCAACGCCGCCCTTCTCTTCGTGGTAGCGGCGCATCGTGGTCAAATCGAGGCTCGTAAAAATGTCGCCGTTGAGCACGAAAAACGGTCCGGTGATGTGCTGCTCGACGTTTATGAGCGCGCCGGCCGTGCCGAGCGGGGTCTCCTCGATCGCGTAGGTCACTTTCATGCCGAGGCGCGATCCGTCGCCAAAGTAATCGATGATCGCCTGCGGCATATAGCCGGCAGCGAGGATCACGTCCAGTATCTCGGCCGCGAACAAACGCTCGAGGGTGCGGGCCAGAAAGGGCACGTTCATGATGGGCACCATCGGCTTGGGGGTGCCGTAGGTCAAGGGGCGAAGCCGCGTCCCCTCGCCGCCAACCAAAACGATTGCCTGCATTGGGTCGGTTATTCTGCTTCCCTCAAGCGGGTACTTGCAAGGGAATATCGCGGTAATGCCACCCGGTTGGCACCGTGGCTTGCGAGGATCGCCGTATGGGACGCAGACTTCACGATTGGGGCGCGGTGCAGGCATATCACGACCTCGGGCACGGCTTCGTCGAATGCGCTCGCCATTTCGGTTTTTCGCACACCGCTTGGACTAAGGCGATCAAACGCGGCGCACTTCGTGCGGCGCCGTCACGATTTCGCGATCGGCGGCGACGTTACGATTGGGCGGAAGTGCAGGCGTACTATGATGTGGCGAACAGCTATCGAAAAACAGCAGCGCATTTCGGTTTTTGCTCGGTGGCGTGGTACAAGGCAATTCAAAGAGGGGAAATCCAGCCGCGGCCGCCCGAAACGGGTATGCCAATCGGCGAGCTTCTCTCAAGCCCGAAGAGGAATCGTAGCCACCTTAAAGGACGCCTGCTTCGCGCAAAGCTGCTGGAGAACCGCTGCCAGGGATGTGGGCTCGAGACTTGGCTCGGCCGGCCTTTAAACATGCACCTCGACCACACCAACGGCATTAAAACCGACAACCGCCTTGAGAACCTAAGGATGCTGTGCCCGAACTGTCACAGCCAGACGCCTACGTATAGCGGACGGAACGCCAAGCTGCGCCGCTTGCAAGACCTCAGGGCGGTCATGTAGTATAGAGCGTCGCTATCGTTCCGGGGTCGTCTAACGGCAAGACGCGGGCCTCTGAAGTCCGTTATCGGAGTTCAAATCTCTGCCCCGGAGCGCGGCCCTATCGTCTAGAGGCCTAGGACGCCGCCCTCTCACGGCGGTAACGCGGGTTCGAATCCCGCTGGGGCTAAACTTTCCGGCCTGTATTTACGGGCCTTTTTCATTGCGAGCGGCTGCACGTGGCACCGTTGTGGCACCGCCGTTGCGGTACTCGTCGCCGCCTTCTCGCCAATCACGCTCGCAACGGCGTCGCCGAGTATCGCTTCAATCCGGTCGGCATGCGTACGCTGCATCGCTTCGACCGCGTGAATGTAGATGTTCGCAGTGACCGATATCGTTGAATGGCCTAGCGCTGTGGAAATAGTCTTGAGGTCCGTTCCAGCGGACAGCGCCAAGGTTGCGTGCGAATGCCGGAGGTCGTGAAGCCGAACTTTCGGCAGCTTCGAAAGCCGCACAAGATTCGCGAATGCCCAGGAAAATGAATCCGGCTTCCATAGCGAGCCGTCCGCGCGATCGAACACGTAGGCGTTCTCGTGGCGCCGCCGCGCTTCAAGCTCGCTCTCACAAGAGAGTTTCAGTCGATCGAGCTGCTCGCGCTTTTGGCGCCGGAGCGCCTCTACTACGAACGAGGCGAGCGAGAGCGTCCTGGCGCTGCGTGCGGTCTTTGGCGGCTTCTCGCGGCGGGCTCCATCGACCATTTCAAGGCTACGGCGAACCCTCAAACGACCCGCTTCAAGGTCGAGATCGCCCCAACGCAAACCGAGTAACTCGCCCCGGCGCACGCCCGTGCCGACAAGGACCGTAATCGCAGCCTGCAGCGGTGTGCCTTCCGCGGCCTTCAGCAGCGCGGCGACGCTGGCGGCATCAAGCGTACGCATCTCCTTCTGTTCCACTTTAGGCGGCTCGACGGCGGCCGTCGGATCGCGAAGGATCAGCTCCATGCGCGCGCCCCAGCGACAAATAGTACGCATCGTGTCTCGCAGGTGCTTCACGCTGCGCGGCGACAACGGCTTGTGGGTGCGCTCAATGCTCGCAGTCGAACTCCAGCCCGCGAGTGCGGCCTCGATATGCGCTGGTCTGAGCTTGTCGAGCCTCAAGTTGCC of the Candidatus Cybelea sp. genome contains:
- the dapA gene encoding 4-hydroxy-tetrahydrodipicolinate synthase, whose protein sequence is MNSQLGVILTAMVTPFDEHGELDLREAQRLARWLVERGNDGLILAGSTGEGQTLEPGERVELYRAVKETVGNSAYIVANAGTNSTRESVTAARDAAAAGADAILAVVPYYNKPTQSGMIAHFSAIAQTTPLPVVIYNIPGRTGANMLPETLLEIARRNPNVAGVKESSGDLKQIGMILRDRGERFIVWAGDDHLFLPCLALGADGVVGVASHLCSREYYAMVDAYRNGRPDDAAQIHASLLPLIDALFATTSPIAVKWAMAQLGFRVGSCRLPLDEIPPAVADRLRPLLAAYVSHPVESR
- a CDS encoding aspartate kinase, with translation MNATARIAVLKFGGTSVATREQRLLAFRRVRDACDSGFATVAVVSAMGRSPEPYATDTLLSMLGGQAGNANADLLLAAGELISAAVFAGELSAEGIAAVALSGAQAGIITNDRHGDATIVRVEPNAIRELLEKQVVPVIAGFQGVAEDGAITTLGRGGTDLSAIAIGHALDAQRVDIYTDVSGAMTGDPRRIPTARTIDRASLTEMSELADQGAKVMHSKAAEYANRTGTRYAVKGLTTDRGTIVDEDVDHHRPVTGVTSSGRVTWVRIIRGDIESPERRMQTELEMFRRVAEAEISIDQVTINQAGVAFVVEGDRGSDIRRLLSDLNLAVRVREGCSKLSVVGMGMRYAPGVVHNVVAALSNADVEIIHCTDSNVTISVLVPAAQAERAENAVHDQFCLERGDPDE
- a CDS encoding aspartate-semialdehyde dehydrogenase produces the protein MKIAVVGATGAVGEMILAVLEERDVPVAQLAPFASRERRAAVRFRGDRLDVRAASDDALRGYDVVFFAGGEDASEKYAPALIERGSVVIDNSATFRMRHGVPLIVPEVNADEMRPEHRLFPVANCTAILLCTALRPIRDAAGLKTVHVATYQAASGAGRAGLDELEAGERAVVSGEAEPEPIVFPRRLARNVVPHVGDFDDEGWSGEERKVREESKKMLGLPDLEISVTSVRVPVRTAHSEAVFVQTQRATTCAELATAFESAPGIVFHSQGIVTPRDVEGTDEVHVARLRALRQAQGDSGTEFALWCVGDQLRKGAATNAVQILELLLQKGFLAA
- the dapB gene encoding 4-hydroxy-tetrahydrodipicolinate reductase — encoded protein: MVPQGLRIAVAGIHGRMGTIAREALERSGEFCCGLARRSDSITDVVDSVDAVIARKPDVLLDLTTQPGSYDISLAAVARGLPTVIGTSGWSAEQRAVLAATAQERGVGVLLVPNFSLGATLMMRFAEQAARFFPDAEIVELHHAGKKDKPSGTARETAERMERAGGRLPGIHSVRLPGMVAHQEVMLGGTGEVLTIRHDSLSRDSFVAGMLAAVHAVGSRRGLSVGLDAILDDAPLSFGTPA
- a CDS encoding DUF3553 domain-containing protein, with translation MLLETEVLNDVQSAAVRQTDGPVLIFAGAGSGKTRVLTHRIAYLLKELRIAPDRVLAVTFTNKAAGEMKTRLQNMIGTDARDVWVGTFHSMCVRILRRDGSRIGIAPTFAVIDDADQRQLVREILDDLDYDERQLSPGACLAEIDKAKNALIWPDEYVGRQTSFLGERIANVYTEYQRRLNESNSLDFDDLIVRAIDLLERDKDVREKYQRKFEYVLVDEYQDVNAAQYRLVALLAARSGNITVVGDDDQSIYSWRGSDYRMILRFEEDFPGSNVFKLEENYRSSGRILEAANALVANNRSRAAKKLFTSRDEGEAISVYPAATERDEARYVVEKIKNLVREGSAYRDFVVLYRTNAQSRVFEEALLAEGIPYRVVGGVGFYARTEIKDIVAYLRYIVNSSDALAFKRIVNVPRRGIGQQTLSALVQSAGSARLSVGEAIFNGELLRTAVPKKLKELERFADLISDLRRRAQEFNVADLLVAVMEESGYLRELQSEDTHDARARLENLQELIGVAREYETNDEEPSLAGFLANIALVSDLDALDDEASYVTLMTLHSAKGLEFPSVFLTGLEEGVFPHSRALTEQVELEEERRLAYVGITRAIDRLFLTYAARRALFGNTYAYPKSRFIEELPSLLILESDSVPLARPAGGRWREVAIHESAGAGMHLGLKAGDRVRHPKWGEGRIESIVGAGGDGLVTIDFPNVGQKMLMLKYAPLEKI
- a CDS encoding glycosyltransferase family 4 protein: MLPPQVLFLGSYPPRECGIATFTKDVVDAYDRAFSFSSPVIAIDEPDAEVRRYGPEVVARIKEQNRESYARAAELVSVYPIELVNIQHEYGLFGGERGEWLVDFIRVLQKPVVLTMHTVLPEPDEDYLRVTRALCEQASKVVALSETGRGLLENIYGVDPERLAVIHHGVPDVPFQDTDAAKASFGIGQRTVISTFGLISRGKGLEYAIEAMRDVVKRHPETLYLILGETHPVVRRQEGESYRESLISMVRDFGLNYNVQLIDKYLDFDEVVSYLAATDIYLTPYLNPAQIVSGTLAYAVGCGKAIVSTPYLYAQELLAHNRGFLCDFRDAASIASRLNMLLDDPALRRATERRAYRFGRQMTWPHVAAQYGALFAELCPRGPMELVNTA
- a CDS encoding NDP-sugar synthase; protein product: MQAIVLVGGEGTRLRPLTYGTPKPMVPIMNVPFLARTLERLFAAEILDVILAAGYMPQAIIDYFGDGSRLGMKVTYAIEETPLGTAGALINVEQHITGPFFVLNGDIFTSLDLTTMRRYHEEKGGVGCLHLIRVEDPSAFGCVAHEPDGRITAFIEKPPKEEAQTDEINAGTYLLEREILSLIPPGRNVSIERETFPKAIADGKKLYAYTTTDYWIDLGRPEQYLAAHRDVLSGAMPLLVEPGISGNGGDVLRGHPGVVPPVHADADVVVDASATVGPNVVLGRGCSIGASAVVRESVLWECVSVGAGAVIEEAILASNVTVGPKTQIGRGSVIGHDVSLEPGTIVEAGARVGSPT
- a CDS encoding HNH endonuclease signature motif containing protein: MGRRLHDWGAVQAYHDLGHGFVECARHFGFSHTAWTKAIKRGALRAAPSRFRDRRRRYDWAEVQAYYDVANSYRKTAAHFGFCSVAWYKAIQRGEIQPRPPETGMPIGELLSSPKRNRSHLKGRLLRAKLLENRCQGCGLETWLGRPLNMHLDHTNGIKTDNRLENLRMLCPNCHSQTPTYSGRNAKLRRLQDLRAVM